The Strix aluco isolate bStrAlu1 chromosome Z, bStrAlu1.hap1, whole genome shotgun sequence genome contains a region encoding:
- the LOC141918826 gene encoding T-cell activation Rho GTPase-activating protein-like — protein sequence MGHWELLAVLKQEGPATEGIFRRAAGGTELRELREALDCGADVDLGSQPALLLAAILKDFLRSIPCKLLVTDLYEDWMAAMQKASREDKIRELRASWGRYGGGV from the exons atggggcactgg gagctgctggctgtgctgaagcaggaaggaccagcgacggaggggatattccgcagagccgccggtgggacagagcttcgggagctgcgggaggccttggactgcggtgcagacgtcgacctgggaagccagcccgcgctgctgctggccgccatcctgaag gacttcctgcggagcatcccctgcaagctcctcgTGACCGACCTGtacgaggactggatggcggcgatgcagaaggccagcagggaggatAAGATCcgggagctgagagc AAGCtgggggagatacggcggtggagtctga